The sequence ATTAAGTACATCATCACAGTAAGTATCTCGTTCAATCATTCCCTTGACCCCACGAATCTGTCCTTCAATCCGATTAAGGCGGGTAGACAATCCGTTCTTGAATTCTACCGAATGATGACTTTTCCGCTCTCCGGGTGTATGACAACCGCTATCGCATGATGCAGGAGACAGCTTATCTTCTTTCAACGTTGTATACCTCCTCATATCATCCCTGCAAAATCAAGCTTATCATACCCCCCATGGGTATGTAAAGAAAATAATTTTTCATAAAAAGAGGGGTTTTTTTATTCGTAGCGAATTTAGAAAGAATGTATAAGACGGAATATTTATACATTGCTCATCTTGAACAAAGGAAGGTACAAGTATGGTTTACGATGGCATCATTCTTGGCTTAATCATTGGATTCTTCCGGGGTGGATTAAAACACGGTCTTGTCCAATTCAGCAACATCCGTCTCAAAGCAGGTTGGATATTCCCCTTTCTCTTGGTATTCCAGTTTTTCATGTATTATATTCAGGAGCGGTCGTCCACTATAGCCGCGGCCAGCGGGTATATTTTCACTGCTGTGTATGCGGTCGGACTGATTTTTTTATGGTTGAACCGGCATAACAAAGGATTCTGGATGATTATGACAGGCGTGTTCCTGAACTTTTTGGTCATGTTTGTCAACGGGGGAAGAATGCCAGTATCCTTAGAAGCTGCATCTGTCTTGGACCCGATTTATCTCCAGATGCTGCAGAGTGGCGATGTGGTAACGAAGCATTTTTTATTAAATTCTTCGACGATCCTGCCCTTTCTGGGTGATATTATTCCTCTGTCCAGCCCTTATCCACGTACCCAGGCCATCAGCATTGGGGATGTAGTGATGAATGTTGGGATCTTCCTGTATATCCTGCAGGTGATGGTGCCGGTTAAACCGAAGCTGAAATCTCAGTCCATTGGTGACAGTTAGACCGCAAACTAATTTAAGGAGGGATTGACTTGAAAAAAAGACTGGAAGGCATCAGCTACTCTCGTATCGCGATTAACGCAATTATCGTAGCTTCCGTAGTTATCTCACTTACTTCGGGTTTTAGAATCGGAGGTCATTAATTTCTCCATACAAAGAAGCAGGCTGCAACAGCCTGCTTCTTTGTAATATCACTATTCATTTATCCCTAAAACCTTTATTATGTACACAGGCACATCTTGTTAGCAAAGAGGGGTAATCATGTCCAAGCTTAAATCGTTTGTAGGCAATATTAATTCAGGCCATATATATGCTCTACTCATCTGTCTTCTAGGATTAGTGCTGTTTGGTTATAGTAACCATTTCGAGTTTTTGCACTATTCCACTCCATCATGGGTCTGGGTATATGCTCTAACAGGAGCCAGTTTAATATTAACCTTTTCCTTAGTACAGCTGCCCCCAGAGGGTAATGAGCTGACCATGGAATCAGCGGTTTATTTAGCCTGTGTTTTTGTATTTGGCGGTTCTTATACTTTGACAATTCTCCTGCTGAACTGTCTTATTTTTTACTTTTTTGATCGCAGTACAAGCTGGTGGAAGCACCTAACCAATTTCTCTATTTACTCCATCATGATCTCCCTTGCTTCCTTTACATTTGACTTGCTTGGAGGACAATCTGGCACACTTGCAAATGAGAAGATCACAGCCTATCTATTGACACTCGCTGTTTATTTTATCGGCAATACACTTCTAGTCGGTCTATATTATTATATTCTGTATAAAGGTACCCTATATGAGACTATAAAGGACATTATAAAAGATTCATTTATTGTTTATTTATGTACACTAGTACTTTCTTTAGTGCTGACTGTGCTCGTCTTTCATAACGGAATATTGGGTCTGGCCCTCTTTTTATGCCTGAGCATACTTTTATGCCAATCCTTCAAAAGACTGTTCGCCATGTACCGCAGCATTGAGGAGCGAGCCAATACGGACCAACGGACAGGATTGTTTAATCATAGCTACTTTGAAGAGATATTGGAACAGGAAATCCAGAAATCGAAGGATTCAGGCACCACGCTATCCCTTGCCATGATTGATCTCGATGACTTCAAGAAATATAATGATCATTTCGGACATCTCCAAGGGGACAAGCTGATCGCTTTTGTCGGTGAGACTCTCCGAAGTGAATCGCTCAAATCAGGCACGATTGCCGCACGTTATGGCGGTGAAGAATTCACGTTGCTTATGCCAGATTACGATAGCCAACAGGCCAGGGCTTACATTGACCTGCTGCGCAAAAAACTGAATAACAGCCACTTTACTGGGGTTGAGATCTTCCCGCTCGGATGTCTGGCCTTCTCCGCAGGGGTTGCTTCCTGCAGCAGCGATATCCATGATAAGTCCCAGCTTGTGGATCAAGCAGATCAGGCACTGTATTATTCTAAGAAACAAGGTAAGAATACGGTACATATCTATGGTGCTCACTCCCCGCTGGAACAGGAAATTGATTTTAGCCAGGACGTGCGCGATATTGAGCAACAGCTGAACCTGTTTATGTATAAAGATATGGAAACCTTTCGCCATTCCAAACGGGTCTTCCGGTACGCGATGGATATCAGTGATCTTCTGGAACTAGACACTCTCTCCAAACGGCAATTTACACTTGGAGCGTTAATTCATGACATCGGTAAGCTGGAGATTCCGTGGGGCATCCTTAATAAGAAAGGTAAGCTTGAGCCTGAGGAATGGGAGATGGTCAAATGGCATGTGACCTGGGGCAAGAAAATGGCACTCACAAATGATAAATACAAAGATTTGGCGCCTTATATCGAGCTGCATCACGAACGATATGATGGTAAAGGTTATCCCTATGGATTCAAGGGTGAAGAGATTCCGTACCTGTGCCGGATGCTGACAGTCATTGATTCTTTTGATGCTATGACTACGGAAAGACCCTACCAACTAACCAAAACAATTGCAGAGGCCATTATTGAGCTACGCGCCTGTGCCGGAAGCCAGTTCGATCCCAAGTTGACGGAACTTTTTATTGGCTATATTGAAGCCAGGGAACCACAGCATAGTGAAATTGTCATCTAATGAGGAGGAAGGAGCCAGTAAGGCTGCTTCCTAATTGCATAGCAAATCCCTTCTAAGCCACGGGTTCCCCGGCGGTTTTTTCTTTAAAATATAAGAAATAATATGCTTCACGCAATAATTTATCCTTGATCTTTCTCGAAGAAACGGGTGCCGTCCATATAAAGGACGGCACCCGTTTCATCTTGTCTCTTCTAAAATAAACTATTGCTACCCTACTCAAATTTGAGTATAATCAAATTCTGCTACTAACAAAAAGGATTTCATGAGACTTATCTCATGAATAATAAGAAAAGGAGCCTGCGAAGCATGCATTCTAAAGAAAGTAACTTAAAGCTCGTAGTTGTCGGCCTGCTGCTTGGTATATTGATGTCCGCTATGGACAATACCATTGTAGCTTCAGCTATGGGCACTATCGTCTCAGACCTTGGCGGGCTGGACAAAATCGTATGGGTCACCTCTGCCTACATGGTAATGGTGATGGCGGGGACTCCCATCTTCGGCAAGCTATCCGATATGTACGGACGCAAGCGTTTCTTCATATTCGGTTTGATCGTCTTTCTGATTGGCTCTGCCTTATGCGGAACCGCGCAGAGTATTACACAGCTCAGTATTTATCGGGCCATTCAAGGTGTCGGCGGCGGCGCACTGATGCCTATAGCCTTTACCATCGCCTTTGATATCTTCCCTGCAGAAAAAAGAGGGAAGCTGATTGGCCTTTTCGGGGCAGTCTTCGGCATCTCCAGTGTACTCGGCCCTCTACTCGGTGCCTATATCACCGAATATGTGGGTTGGCAGTGGGTATTCTATATCAACTTCCCAATCGGGATCGTTGCCTTCATCCTTATCGCCATCTCCTATAAAGAATCCATTGAGCATTCCAAACAACGGATTGATTGGGGCGGTGCTTTCACCCTTGTGGCATCTGTGATCTGCCTCATGTTCGCACTGGAGCTTGGCGGTAACCAATATGCCTGGGATTCCACAGTGATTCTCGGTTTGTTCGCGGGCTTTGCCATATTTCTGCTGGCATTCATATTTATTGAGCGAATTGTGGCTGAACCCATTATCTCATTCGCCATGTTCCGCGAACGGTTATTTGCCACAAGCAGTGTGACCTCCTTATTCTATGGTTCCGCTTTTATCGTAGCCACCATCTATATTCCAATCTTTGTGCAAGGCGTGTTTGGCGGTTCGGCTACCAACTCGGGGCTGATACTGATGCCCATGATGATCGGCACGGTAATCGGCAGCCAAACGGGCGGATTACTAACAACCAAAACAAGTTTCCGCAACATCATGCTGCTGTCTGTTGTCTGTTTTTTAGCGGGTGTCTACAGTCTAAGCACATTAACACCTGATACGTCCCGCCTGCTGCTCAATGCATTCATGCTATTGACCGGTTTTGGTGTAGGCTTCTCCTTCTCCGTGCTAAACATGGCGTCTATTCATAATTTTGGAATGCGCCAACGCGGCTCGGCCACTTCAACAAGTACCTTCATGCGCTCCCTGGGCATGACGCTCGGCATTACCATATTTGGTATCATTCAGCGCAACAGCTTTACAAGTAGTCTAAGCAATGCCTTTGGCGGCAGTGCTCAAGCCGCTTCATTCGGTGATACGCGCGCTGCGTTAACCCCTGAAGCAAGAGCTAAAATTCCAGCTCCGGTACTGGAAAAAATATCAAGTGCGCTGTCCAGCTCGATTGCCCATACCTTTATGTGGGCGCTTGTGCCCGCGGTACTGGGACTCGTCTTCGTACTCTTGATGCCAAAAGACCGTATTACGCTTCCGGCCAAGGCTCCACAAGCCGCTGACGCGAAAAGGTAGCTGACCATGTCTATAAAGCTGGTTATTCTCGGTCTTCTTCTCGAACGGAATATGCATCCCTATGAAATTACGACCGTTATGAAGGAGCGTTCGATGTACGGGATCACGAAGCTTCAGATGGGTTCCCTCTATTATGCCGTGGATAAGCTGGCACAAGAAGGCCACATTGAAGCTGTAGAAATCATCCACAGCAGTGATCGGCCGGCTAAAACGATCTACAGCATTACAGACAAAGGTAAAGCCTTATTCGAGCAGCTTGTTCTGCAGCAGATTAAGAAAAACGATCCCGTCTACCATCCGTTGTTTATGGCTCTGGCGATGTCCCGGTATATTGACCAGAGCAAGGTTGAGAAGCTGCTGGAGGAACTCATCCGTGAATCAGAGCATCAGGTCAATCTGGATTACCAAATGTATGAAGAACATATCCCCCTTGTTCCCCGTTCGGTACTTCATCTTATGTATGGCAGATATGAGCATAGTCTGACCGACCTGAGATGGCTGAAACGCCTCTACGCGGACGTAGTCGCACGCAAGCTGAGTGATATTGGAACACCCCTGCATTTAGAGGCCTAAGGGCCTCTTTTGTTGTTTAATGGGTATCAATTTCGTTTATTATGGAAGCGAGTACCCCACTTCGCTCTAAGGGTGTACAATATTCTCGGATCTGTCATTTCATTATACGGAGGGATACTATTGCTGCGAACGTTACCACTAAACAAGCGGGGAATTCCAGCCAGCCGCTTGGCCTTGGGCTGCATGGGGCTGGGCGGAGGTTGGGATCACGAGCCGATTACTGCCGAGAACATTAAACAAGGACATGAGGCAGTAGATGCGGCTCTGTCTATTGGCATCAACATGTTCGACCATGCCGATATCTATACCCGTGGCAAAGCCGAGAAGGTCTTCGGCCAGATCTTTAAAGAGCGTCCGGGACTGCGCGAGGAAATCATTCTCCAATCCAAATGTGGCATTAAGCTGATGGAGCCAGGTGACAGCTCCAATATGTTCGACTTCTCAGGCGAGCATATTATACGCAGCGTGGATGGAATTCTATCACGCCTAGGAACAGAATATATTGATATCCTGCTGCTGCACCGCCCTGATCCTTTAATGGACCCAGAGGAAGTAGCCGAGGCACTGCACCAGCTTAAGGCAGCCGGGAAGGTACGCCATTTCGGCGTCTCCAATATGAGTGCAGCCCAAATCAAGCTGCTGCAGGCTTACTGTGATGAACCTTTTATCGTGAACCAGCTTCATATGAGTCTGGCCAAAATCAGTTGGATCGATGCTGTCTTAAGCGTCAACCGTGAACAATGGAAAGATATCACTTTTCCGGAAGGGACGATTGAGCATTGCCGTTTGGAAAATATCCAGCTGCAAGCCTGGGGCCCACTCGCCCAAGGAATATTCAGCGGACGAACGCTTGAAGATCAACCGGAGAGTGTCGCGAACACGGCTGCCATGGTCAAAGGCCTTGCCGAGGAAAAAGGAACGACACCCGAAGCCATCGTCCTATCTTGGCTAATGACCCATCCCGCGGCGATCCAACCTGTAATTGGAACGGTAAATCCGCAGCGGATTGTGGCCTGTGCCGATGCACCTAAGCTGGAACTCACCCGCAAGGAATGGTACGACCTGTATGTCAGCTCACGTGGTGAGCGGTTGCCCTAAACTAAATGACTTCCTACTAAGCCGATACACGCTATAACGTGTATCGGCTTTTTTGATATACACCTCTTTCAATAGAGCCTCCACATCCATTTATCAGAATAACAACCGGATATACAAAACGTTCTTTATTAAGAATTAAATATGATAATTAGCGTTATTCGTAGATAATTAGAGTAAATTGAGGATAAACGTTCTTTATAACGCACAAATCGCCCGGATTAACAGTTTTCTTTTTGCTGAAGCAAGTGTATGATTTCATTACGGAATCGTTCTTTATAAAGAACGATAATAACGAATATAAAACCCAAGTTAGAGATGAGAGGAGGAATTCCTCTGTACCCAAGATCAGCAAGGAAAAGGAAAAGAACTAAAAGAATCGGTCTGCGGATTCTGCAATCAGGAATGGCTGTTTCCGTCCTGTTACTGTATACCTCCAATCAGATCGGCAGCACCTATGGTGAGTTCAGCGCTTCTCAAAAGCTCGATAGTTCGATAACGCTATGTACCGTATTCCCCGGTCAAATCGAACAATTATTGTTTGAGGTCAGTGATCATGTAACCAAAATTGCCGAATTAAAGGCATCGCTTGGCAGCTACTCTATGCCACACTTCAAAGAATCTCCGGCAATCGGAGGATTGTCATTAGAAGAGTTGGATAGCGCTGCACAAAACATTACAGAACAAATTTCTGCTGCTAATACCAGCATTAACGCTCTGGAGGGACAGCTAAGCTTCAATGCAGGAATCTGGCAGCAAATCCTGCATGAGGCCAGCCGCACAGCAGAACTAATTACCCAGATTGGAGGCTATATGATCAACCTTGAACCCAACTGTCTGGAAATCCGTGATGCACAGTTCTTCCAGGAGTTTCAGAGCCATGTTAGTCAAAGCGGCGTGTTGTCTGAATCGCTCGTAGATACTTTAGCGGGAATTCTAAGATATTTGACCTCTGTGCATGAAATTGGCAGCTTGATTGCACCCGGAGACCCTTGGGAGATTGCGGGACAACCGAACCGTGAACTCTTCCTCCCGCAGGAGCCTATTATTGCATTCATCAGCAGAGCGTATAGTCCTGAACCCAATGTGTCGACCGAACTGCTATCCACTTACGAACAGTTGAATACTGCACTGGATGCCTCGAAGAGTACACTTTCTTCCAAGCTTATCGTCCTCCAGAATCAGCAAACGCAAATCGCCGATACCAAAGCGATAATGCTGGAGCAAGCCCAAAAGGAAGAAGCTGAACGATTAGAGCTAGAGAAGAAGAAGCAGGATGAGGCGGCGGACAAAGCAAATGAAGAAGCTAAAAAAGCAGCAATAGAGGCGGCCAAAGGCGCTATACAAGCCCCACCTGATCCTGAGGTGATTCCGGTAGAGGAAGCTAATCCCCAGAATAGCGAGATTAGTAAGCCCTCGAATGAAGTGCAAGCCCCTGAGTCCATCATGCCGGAAGCAACTCCAGACAGCAGTAGCATTCCCGAAGAGAGCTTGAAGGAAGAGCCCGCTCAGGTGGAAACACCTAACGAACCTGTAGCCCAGACTCCGTCTGCCACACCGGTACCTCCTTCCGACTCTGATTCTAGCAAAGGCGGCGATTAACAAATGCGTGTCAAAAAAATAATCAGCAGTACCTTGTCCACCCTAATGTTTATGATCTTCGTACTACTGGTAGCAGCAGTAGTAATCTCTAAAGCATCCGGTGGCGAGCCTACCTTCTTCGGCTATCAGATCAAAACCGTGCTTTCCGGCTCCATGGAGCCTGGCATCCATACAGGATCTATTATTGCCCTAAAGCCAGGTGGTGACATGACCCGCTTCCAAAAGGGTGATGTTATTACCTTTATGAGTGCAGAAAATATCCTCATTACCCACCGCATTGTGAACGTTGAGATGAACAAGGCTATTGGTGAAGCCAGCTATACTACTAAAGGGGATCATAATGACGGCGCGGATGGTGCTCCTGTCAGCTCCACAAATGTCGTCGGACAATATACCGGCTTCACTGTACCTTATGTAGGATATGCCATGAATTTTGCAGTATCCAAAGCAGGCAGTGTGCTGCTAATGATCGTTCCAGGTCTGCTGCTCCTTCTGTATGCTCTCTATTCATCCTGGAAAGCAGTCGTCGCGCTGGAGAAAAAAAATGTTGGAGCTTCCGCGTCTGAACCCTTGCCGGATAACCCTTCCTAACCCGATTGTCCCTCCCGTTTACGAAACGTGGAGTACAATATACACCGCTCGAAGACACAAGAGACCAAGAACCTATGAGAGAGGGATGAACAAATGAATATTAAAAAAACATTGGGGTTGGGCGTCGCTTCAGCAGCATTAGGATTGACACTGGTCGGAGGAGGCACTTTCGCTTATTTTAGCGATACTGCTTCGAGCACGGCTGCATTTAACAACGGAACTCTGAGCCTAACTTCTGATCCTTCCGTTATAGTCGATCTCAGCAACCTCAAACCAGGAGATGTAATTACGAGAGATTTCAAGCTCACAAACGACGGATCACTGGACATTCCAAAAGTCTTGCTGAAGACCCTCTCGCTCGTAACGGACACCAAAAGTGATAACGAAGGCCATAATTTGAAAGATGATATTATCGTGACCTTCCTGAACAATAACGACAAAAGACAACCTGAAATTCTCGTGAAATCACTCTCAGCACTAGAAAGCGAAAGTCCTGATCTGGTAGCCAAAGGGATACTCGGCAGTATTTTGGGCGGAGAGAAGTCTGGAATTAGAGCGGGGGACAAAGATACTCTGACCGTACAATTTGCCTTTAGAGAAAATCTCCAGCCACAGAATTATTACCAAGGCGACAAGCTGCAACTGACATGGTCCTTCGAAGCCAGCCAAGGAAAAGGCGTTTATAAATAACTCATATTCAATGATCTTTAGTTACTATTTTACAACAATATAGAGGAGGATTTTTATTATGGGAATCAAGAAAACATTGGGATTAGGCGTAGCATCGGCAGCTTTGGGATTATCGTTAATCGGGGGAGGCACCTTCGCTTACTTCAGCGACACCGCCCAGAGCACAGCAACGTTCGCAGCCGGCACTTTGGATCTCAACACTAATCCAACCGAGATTGTTAACCTCCCAAATCTCAAACCAGGTGACATCGCGGTTCGCAATTTCACCTTGCAGAATAGCGGTTCATTGGATATTAAAGGTCTCAAACTGGTTGCCAATTATACCGTAACTGATGCTAATGGGAATAATTCAACTCAAGATCTGGGTGACCACTTTAAAGTTAAAGTCCTCGATAGCAGCTATGTCAGCGGGAATATCGCGGGCCATGTGATCAGTGAAATCTCACTCAAGTCTTTGAAAGACTTAGGTAACTATGATTTGATAAGCACTGGTGCGCTCCCTAATGGGATCACAAATGGGCAATCCGTCAACTTCAAGGTAGCCTTCGAGTTTGTCGATAACGGGCAGGATCAGAATATTTTCCAAGGTGACGCTCTGGCCCTGACTTGGACATTCAATGCCACACAAGCCATCGGTCCCGAATTGAAATAGTACTGATCTATATCTCTGTAGACTACCGGCAACTCCTAAGCCCAAGAGGCTGGGAATTGCCGGTTTTTCACTCTTTGACCACTCCTAGTTCAGGAACAATCGTCTTTGTCCGTTTTACGGAAATTTGTTATACTATTAACAAAAAGTACGGAGGAGCGTTGTATTGTGCCAGATAATATGGGAGGCCGCATTCACCAGCTCCGACTGGAGAAGAATTTATCCTTATCCGAACTTGCGGACAAGGCCGATGTGGCGAAATCATACTTAAGTAATGTTGAGAGAAATATTCAATCCAACCCCTCCATCCAATTCATTGAAAAAATCGCTGATGCGCTTCAGGTTTCTATTCATGCCCTGCTATATGGCGAGCCCACTGACGCCGAGGAATCCCCTCTGGATTCGGAATGGTTTCGTCTGGTTCAGGAAGCTATGGCCTCAGGGATAAGCAAAAGGGAATTCAAGGAATTTCTGGATTATCAGAAATGGCGCCTGGATCAGAAGGATTGATGAACCTTGTCTGCTTGAGGTTGTATCTATCCAAGCTCTGAACATACAGAAAGAAGCACAACGACATGTCGCTGTGCTTCTTTCTGTATGTAACATTTGTTTATCTAACTCTACTGCATAACACGTAAAGCCTTTTCATCGAAAAACCGACGAATCTCATCAGCCTTGATGCCTGCCTTCTTAGCCGTTAATAACAAATGTACCCATTCTAAATCCAAATCAACTGTCTGCAGTTCTCCGTTTTTCCCCTGGTTGGACTTAT comes from Paenibacillus sp. 19GGS1-52 and encodes:
- a CDS encoding metal-sensitive transcriptional regulator codes for the protein MKEDKLSPASCDSGCHTPGERKSHHSVEFKNGLSTRLNRIEGQIRGVKGMIERDTYCDDVLNQLAAVQAALNSVGRLLLEGHMKSCIIERIEAGEHEVIDELLITVNKLMK
- a CDS encoding DUF5317 domain-containing protein, which gives rise to MVYDGIILGLIIGFFRGGLKHGLVQFSNIRLKAGWIFPFLLVFQFFMYYIQERSSTIAAASGYIFTAVYAVGLIFLWLNRHNKGFWMIMTGVFLNFLVMFVNGGRMPVSLEAASVLDPIYLQMLQSGDVVTKHFLLNSSTILPFLGDIIPLSSPYPRTQAISIGDVVMNVGIFLYILQVMVPVKPKLKSQSIGDS
- a CDS encoding diguanylate cyclase; protein product: MSKLKSFVGNINSGHIYALLICLLGLVLFGYSNHFEFLHYSTPSWVWVYALTGASLILTFSLVQLPPEGNELTMESAVYLACVFVFGGSYTLTILLLNCLIFYFFDRSTSWWKHLTNFSIYSIMISLASFTFDLLGGQSGTLANEKITAYLLTLAVYFIGNTLLVGLYYYILYKGTLYETIKDIIKDSFIVYLCTLVLSLVLTVLVFHNGILGLALFLCLSILLCQSFKRLFAMYRSIEERANTDQRTGLFNHSYFEEILEQEIQKSKDSGTTLSLAMIDLDDFKKYNDHFGHLQGDKLIAFVGETLRSESLKSGTIAARYGGEEFTLLMPDYDSQQARAYIDLLRKKLNNSHFTGVEIFPLGCLAFSAGVASCSSDIHDKSQLVDQADQALYYSKKQGKNTVHIYGAHSPLEQEIDFSQDVRDIEQQLNLFMYKDMETFRHSKRVFRYAMDISDLLELDTLSKRQFTLGALIHDIGKLEIPWGILNKKGKLEPEEWEMVKWHVTWGKKMALTNDKYKDLAPYIELHHERYDGKGYPYGFKGEEIPYLCRMLTVIDSFDAMTTERPYQLTKTIAEAIIELRACAGSQFDPKLTELFIGYIEAREPQHSEIVI
- a CDS encoding MDR family MFS transporter, with amino-acid sequence MHSKESNLKLVVVGLLLGILMSAMDNTIVASAMGTIVSDLGGLDKIVWVTSAYMVMVMAGTPIFGKLSDMYGRKRFFIFGLIVFLIGSALCGTAQSITQLSIYRAIQGVGGGALMPIAFTIAFDIFPAEKRGKLIGLFGAVFGISSVLGPLLGAYITEYVGWQWVFYINFPIGIVAFILIAISYKESIEHSKQRIDWGGAFTLVASVICLMFALELGGNQYAWDSTVILGLFAGFAIFLLAFIFIERIVAEPIISFAMFRERLFATSSVTSLFYGSAFIVATIYIPIFVQGVFGGSATNSGLILMPMMIGTVIGSQTGGLLTTKTSFRNIMLLSVVCFLAGVYSLSTLTPDTSRLLLNAFMLLTGFGVGFSFSVLNMASIHNFGMRQRGSATSTSTFMRSLGMTLGITIFGIIQRNSFTSSLSNAFGGSAQAASFGDTRAALTPEARAKIPAPVLEKISSALSSSIAHTFMWALVPAVLGLVFVLLMPKDRITLPAKAPQAADAKR
- a CDS encoding PadR family transcriptional regulator; amino-acid sequence: MSIKLVILGLLLERNMHPYEITTVMKERSMYGITKLQMGSLYYAVDKLAQEGHIEAVEIIHSSDRPAKTIYSITDKGKALFEQLVLQQIKKNDPVYHPLFMALAMSRYIDQSKVEKLLEELIRESEHQVNLDYQMYEEHIPLVPRSVLHLMYGRYEHSLTDLRWLKRLYADVVARKLSDIGTPLHLEA
- a CDS encoding aldo/keto reductase, coding for MLRTLPLNKRGIPASRLALGCMGLGGGWDHEPITAENIKQGHEAVDAALSIGINMFDHADIYTRGKAEKVFGQIFKERPGLREEIILQSKCGIKLMEPGDSSNMFDFSGEHIIRSVDGILSRLGTEYIDILLLHRPDPLMDPEEVAEALHQLKAAGKVRHFGVSNMSAAQIKLLQAYCDEPFIVNQLHMSLAKISWIDAVLSVNREQWKDITFPEGTIEHCRLENIQLQAWGPLAQGIFSGRTLEDQPESVANTAAMVKGLAEEKGTTPEAIVLSWLMTHPAAIQPVIGTVNPQRIVACADAPKLELTRKEWYDLYVSSRGERLP
- a CDS encoding signal peptidase I, which gives rise to MRVKKIISSTLSTLMFMIFVLLVAAVVISKASGGEPTFFGYQIKTVLSGSMEPGIHTGSIIALKPGGDMTRFQKGDVITFMSAENILITHRIVNVEMNKAIGEASYTTKGDHNDGADGAPVSSTNVVGQYTGFTVPYVGYAMNFAVSKAGSVLLMIVPGLLLLLYALYSSWKAVVALEKKNVGASASEPLPDNPS
- a CDS encoding TasA family protein, with the protein product MNIKKTLGLGVASAALGLTLVGGGTFAYFSDTASSTAAFNNGTLSLTSDPSVIVDLSNLKPGDVITRDFKLTNDGSLDIPKVLLKTLSLVTDTKSDNEGHNLKDDIIVTFLNNNDKRQPEILVKSLSALESESPDLVAKGILGSILGGEKSGIRAGDKDTLTVQFAFRENLQPQNYYQGDKLQLTWSFEASQGKGVYK
- a CDS encoding TasA family protein, with amino-acid sequence MGIKKTLGLGVASAALGLSLIGGGTFAYFSDTAQSTATFAAGTLDLNTNPTEIVNLPNLKPGDIAVRNFTLQNSGSLDIKGLKLVANYTVTDANGNNSTQDLGDHFKVKVLDSSYVSGNIAGHVISEISLKSLKDLGNYDLISTGALPNGITNGQSVNFKVAFEFVDNGQDQNIFQGDALALTWTFNATQAIGPELK
- a CDS encoding helix-turn-helix domain-containing protein, with the translated sequence MGGRIHQLRLEKNLSLSELADKADVAKSYLSNVERNIQSNPSIQFIEKIADALQVSIHALLYGEPTDAEESPLDSEWFRLVQEAMASGISKREFKEFLDYQKWRLDQKD
- a CDS encoding anti-repressor SinI family protein, coding for MDKSNQGKNGELQTVDLDLEWVHLLLTAKKAGIKADEIRRFFDEKALRVMQ